A window of Triplophysa dalaica isolate WHDGS20190420 chromosome 7, ASM1584641v1, whole genome shotgun sequence contains these coding sequences:
- the ptger1b gene encoding prostaglandin E receptor 1b (subtype EP1), whose translation MVFISEVNGPHSPDMLAIQRCNSSALDAVEPLANQTQNLSGVEPVRCKENLTTHTTSPTVAALSMTLGIVSNIIALIILAKAYARLRKRSKATFLLFASSLVATDLAGHVIPGFLVMSLYMGDTGPCNYPTDSTCTFLGGSMVFFGLCPLFLGCVMAAERCMGVTRPLLHARVVCTAYTKMLLVMIWLLALFVAILPSFNLGRYTYQYPRTWCFIKVFNKDPAITDGMDTAITDVIFVLLFSGLGLASLAVAFICNTISGVTLVTARLRRRTGHQRSTHSHDIEMVAQLVGIMVTSCICWSPLLVFGLMSVIRSYSGSMRDECDLQTYKSLMVLGVRLAAFNQILDPWVYILLRRAVLRKIYRLTTGRNERRGSTFRRWEISSFQNSVKKAINLN comes from the exons ATG GTGTTCATCTCAGAGGTTAATGGTCCTCATAGCCCGGACATGTTAGCTATCCAGCGATGCAACTCTTCAGCTCTGGATGCGGTAGAGCCCCTCGCCAATCAGACCCAGAACTTATCTGGGGTGGAACCAGTGCGATGCAAGGAAAACCTGACCACCCACACAACCAGCCCGACGGTAGCAGCCCTGTCCATGACACTGGGCATCGTGTCCAACATCATAGCTCTCATCATCCTGGCCAAAGCTTACGCTCGCCTGCGCAAACGTTCCAAAGCCACCTTTCTTCTTTTTGCCAGTTCCCTAGTGGCCACGGACCTCGCCGGTCACGTTATCCCTGGCTTCCTGGTCATGAGCCTCTACATGGGTGACACTGGGCCGTGTAATTACCCAACCGATTCCACATGCACTTTTTTAGGTGGCAGTATGGTGTTCTTCGGCCTGTGCCCGCTCTTTCTCGGGTGTGTGATGGCAGCTGAACGCTGCATGGGCGTGACACGGCCTCTTTTGCACGCCCGAGTTGTATGCACTGCATACACCAAGATGCTGTTGGTGATGATATGGTTATTGGCATTGTTTGTAGCAATTCTGCCCTCGTTTAACTTGGGCAGATATACCTACCAGTACCCAAGGACATGGTGCTTTATAAAGGTGTTTAATAAGGACCCAGCGATCACAGATGGCATGGACACGGCCATCACAGACGTGATTTTTGTGCTGCTCTTTTCTGGACTAGGACTGGCGTCACTGGCCGTGGCATTTATATGCAACACAATCAGCGGTGTGACGCTGGTCACCGCCCGGCTCCGCAGGAGGACAGGCCACCAGAGATCAACTCACTCACATGATATTGAGATGGTGGCACAGCTGGTGGGCATTATGGTCACTTCTTGTATCTGCTGGAGCCCTCTGCTT GTCTTTGGACTAATGTCGGTCATTCGCTCATACAGCGGTTCTATGAGGGACGAGTGTGATTTACAGACCTACAAAAGTTTAATGGTACTGGGAGTGCGTCTCGCTGCCTTTAACCAGATCCTGGACCCTTGGGTCTACATTCTCCTACGTCGTGCCGTCCTCAGGAAGATCTACCGCTTAACCACCGGCCGCAATGAGCGCAGGGGAAGCACATTCCGGCGCTGGGAGATTAGCTCCTTTCAGAACTCAGTGAAAAAGGCCATTAATCTGAATTGA